The window GGGGAACTGTTGAAAGCCCATGCGGCCGCTCAGGGCATACGACAGGCTCAGAGAAAGCGCGCCGAGGGCAATCGCGATGGCGATGTAGCGGTGCCGAAGGGTAAACGCCAGAAACGGGCCGTAACCATCGTGCACCCAATGCAGGAATCGCCGGCTGAACGCCTGCTGCCTTTCATGGAGCCACTTGCTGAGGCCGCTGCGGCTCCTGTCGCGCTGATGGCCCAACTGCGAAGGAAGAACATACAGGCTCTCGATCAGCGATATCACGAACACGACGCATACCACCACGGGGACCATCTGAAACGTCTTTCCGACATAGCCGGGGATGAAATAGATGGGCACGAAACCAACGATATTCGTGAGAATGCTGAAGATTACCGGCGAGGCCACCTCGCGCGTGCCGCGAATCGCCGCGTCAATAAACGGCAACCCCTTCTGGTGGTAATAGTAAACGTTCTCGCCGATAATGATGTTGGTGTCTACCACGATGCCCGAGGCGATGATATAGCCGAACAGGGACATCATATTAATCGTCACGTCCGCCGCGGGCAAAAGCAGAAATGACCCCATGAACGAAATCGGCACGCCCATCATCACCCAGAATGCCAGCCGCGCCTCGAGAAAGATCCCCAGCAATACCAGCACCAGCACCAGCCCGAGGATTCCGTTTTTCACCAGCAGCTCGACGCGTTGACGGTACGTTTCCGAGCGGTCGTGGTGGGTGGTGGCCTCGATTCCCGGAGGAAGATACGGCTGGAACTCGTCGAGCAGCTTATTGACCGCCTTGGACACCTGCATGGGCGTCTCTTCGCCGACGCGGTACACCTCGAGTATTACTGAACGTTTGCCATTGAATTTGGAATACCGGTCCGTATCCGCGAAACTGTCGTCAATAACGGCAATATCTTCTAAGAGCACCTGGCTGCCCAGTTCGGTGGTCACTACGGGCAGTTCGGCGAATTCGCGCCCGTAGTCGCGCCGTTCCTTCAGCCGCAGGAGGATCTCGCCCGCCCCGGTCTTGAGACCGCCGCCGGGAAGGTCTATCGATGCATTGCGCAGCGTCTGTGCGATTTCCTCGGGCGTGGTCTGATACCGGCGGAGGTTTTCCTGCGACACCTCGATGCCGATCTCAAGGGGAGGTGTGCCCTCGAGATCAACCTGCGTAATGTCCGGCGACTGCAGCAGCCAGTCGCGCAGCTGTTCGGCAACCTGGTGGAGCGTCGTGTCAGGGGCATCGCCGTAGATGACTACTTCGAGCACGTCGCGGCGGTGAGCGTCAATACGGACCTCCGGTTCCTCGGATTCTTCCGGGAACGTGATGATGCGGTCCACTTCGCTCTTGATGTCCTGTCCAAGGCGCTCGACGTCCTCTCCCAACAGCAGCTCGACCACGACCTCGCCCTGGCCTTCGCTGGCGGTCGCCGTGACCTCGTCGACGCCCTCGAGGGACCGCACCGCCTCCTCGACGGCAAGGACGATGCCGTTCTCGACTTCCTCCGGGCTCGCGCCGGGATAGTCCACCGAGATCGACACCGTGTCGGGGGCAATGTCAGGGTAAACCTCCTGCTTGATGCTCAGCATGGCAACAAACCCGCCCAGGAGACATCCCCATACGATGAGGTTCGCCGCGACCGAATGTTGCGCCATCCAGGCGATGGAACCGCGGTTCTTGGGGCTGATTGGGTCGGCGCTCACGGTTGACGCTCCTCCCCTTCGCTGCGGGCGGTCTTTTCTCCCGCCGGGGCGGGTTCATTCGAGCCGGCCCGCAGCGGCATGCCGCTGACGGGAGTCGCCAAGTCGCTCACAACGAGCAGCTCGCCGTTCTGCACGCCTTCAGACACGTAAACGACTTCCACGTCTCTCCATGCAGCTTCCACGGGACGGATCTCGAGGGTTTTCTCGGGAGTCATGATCCACACGTACTCTCCCTCGCGCACCGCGGAGGCGGGCACCGTAACGATATCGGACAGTTCCTTGCCGATGATCTCGATGCGCACGGCCGCGCCGAGGATAAGGGGATGAGGCGGGCCTTCGGTTTCTCCAAGCTGGAGCGGATCCTTGACCGCTAGCAGAAGACGGGCCATCCTGCTGCCTTCTTCAAGGTCGGTGAGGATACGCAGCACTTGGCCCTCGCGGTAGACGCCGGGTCCCCATGCCGGCTCATGGTAAATCCGGGCTTGCGAACCCGAGCCGCCGTTGAACCCCGGGATTTGGAGCCAGCGCAACTCGTCCACCGGAACCGTGACTTCCACCCAGTACTCATCCGAATCCACCAGCGTGGCCAATGGCGAGCCCGGGTTGACGTACGCGCCCAGATCGACTTTGCGTTCCTGGATCACCGCGTTAAATGGGGCCGCGATCACGGTCCGCTCGAGGTCGAGGCGGGCTTGGTTCAATCCCGCCTGCGCAATAGCGACCGCCGCCTTCATCGATTCGAGTTGAGGTTGGCGCAGCAACAACGCCTCGTCTTCCTCGGGCGCGTTCTCGCCGAGCAACTTGTATTCGAGTTGAGCAACCGACTGCTGCCCCATCTCGAGCTTGAGGTCCGACTGCGCCTTGACCAGGTTCGCCTGCTGTTGTTCGACGGCGAGCTCGTAGTCCGCCGAATCGATCCGGACCATGGTTTCGCCCTGAACAAAATGCCCTCCAGGGACGAATGCCGGCGCAATCTCCGCGAGCTGGCCGCTCACCCTCGCCGCAAGACTCACCTCGCGGGCGGGCACGACCGTGCCCATATTGCGCACAATCACGTTTGCGGCCTGCACATGGGCCGGCACTACTTCGGCCAGGGCGGCTTCTTTTTGAGGCGGACGCCGCTGCGCAACCGGAGGATTCGCCAACCAGCGGTACGAAGCGTATCCGCTGGCCGCCAGGATCGCGAGCACCAACAGCGTGCGCACAATGACACCGATGCCCAGCCATACGGGCGACCGCGCGGGCTCCGGTTCGATCAAAGCCTCTTCCTCGGGACTCGTCTTTGGAAGCGTTGCCATATGTTTTCAGCTCCAATAACGTGGCATATATAGTCCATCCAGTCCGGCATACAGGACCGGTCACTTACCCATTCGGCGAACGTTCGTCAGTCTGCGGGACCTCCGCCTGGTCCTGCCTTCGAATGTCTTCATATTGGGGCGCCATCCACGCTCCCCCAAGGGCCACGCACAGTTGCACCCGGAGGTCGAGCCGCGTGAGTTCGGCCTGTACCAGACGCCGCTCGAGCACCTGAAGCTGGGACAGGGCCGAGAGGACGGGCAGGTAGTCGTTCAATCCTTTGCGGTAGCGCAGCAGCGCCTGTTTATGGGCATTTCGCGCCGCATCGAGTTCGCGCTCGAGCGCTGCAATAAACTCAACCTGCGTCACTTCCTCGAA of the Candidatus Hydrogenedentota bacterium genome contains:
- a CDS encoding efflux RND transporter permease subunit: MAQHSVAANLIVWGCLLGGFVAMLSIKQEVYPDIAPDTVSISVDYPGASPEEVENGIVLAVEEAVRSLEGVDEVTATASEGQGEVVVELLLGEDVERLGQDIKSEVDRIITFPEESEEPEVRIDAHRRDVLEVVIYGDAPDTTLHQVAEQLRDWLLQSPDITQVDLEGTPPLEIGIEVSQENLRRYQTTPEEIAQTLRNASIDLPGGGLKTGAGEILLRLKERRDYGREFAELPVVTTELGSQVLLEDIAVIDDSFADTDRYSKFNGKRSVILEVYRVGEETPMQVSKAVNKLLDEFQPYLPPGIEATTHHDRSETYRQRVELLVKNGILGLVLVLVLLGIFLEARLAFWVMMGVPISFMGSFLLLPAADVTINMMSLFGYIIASGIVVDTNIIIGENVYYYHQKGLPFIDAAIRGTREVASPVIFSILTNIVGFVPIYFIPGYVGKTFQMVPVVVCVVFVISLIESLYVLPSQLGHQRDRSRSGLSKWLHERQQAFSRRFLHWVHDGYGPFLAFTLRHRYIAIAIALGALSLSLSYALSGRMGFQQFPIIESDYADAQLVLPYGTPVAKTEAIMVRLQAGAEKVIAECGHPELVVSITADIGLMGSHTGRMRVELAQPDIRDDIMSTSEFAQKWRAAVGEVAGVEYLRFASDSGGPGSWGRPLAIELSHRNIDMLELASGELADILATYPGVADVDDGFRPGKEQLDFTLKPEGKSLGLSPRDVARQVRYAFYGAEVLRQQRGRNEIKVMVRLPKEERSSENTVHSLMIRTPAGTFVPFREIAEIKRGRAYTTIDRRNGRRVVEVSADITPRSRAGEVLADLQENVLPEFMRTHPGLSYSFEGQQAEIRDSMNSLKVTFVLALLAIYALLAIPFHSYTQPLVVMLSIPFGIVGAFLGHLIMGYDLSIPSMFGIVALAGVVVNDALVMIDFANFRRREEGLSHHDAIHSAAVQRFRPIMLTTLTTFGGLAPMIFETSRQARFLIPMALSLGYGILFGTAVTLVIVPAMYLSIDDARRVLARMGRAVVPGTRGAGIQELPSAK
- a CDS encoding efflux RND transporter periplasmic adaptor subunit — its product is MATLPKTSPEEEALIEPEPARSPVWLGIGVIVRTLLVLAILAASGYASYRWLANPPVAQRRPPQKEAALAEVVPAHVQAANVIVRNMGTVVPAREVSLAARVSGQLAEIAPAFVPGGHFVQGETMVRIDSADYELAVEQQQANLVKAQSDLKLEMGQQSVAQLEYKLLGENAPEEDEALLLRQPQLESMKAAVAIAQAGLNQARLDLERTVIAAPFNAVIQERKVDLGAYVNPGSPLATLVDSDEYWVEVTVPVDELRWLQIPGFNGGSGSQARIYHEPAWGPGVYREGQVLRILTDLEEGSRMARLLLAVKDPLQLGETEGPPHPLILGAAVRIEIIGKELSDIVTVPASAVREGEYVWIMTPEKTLEIRPVEAAWRDVEVVYVSEGVQNGELLVVSDLATPVSGMPLRAGSNEPAPAGEKTARSEGEERQP
- a CDS encoding TolC family protein, which codes for RLPALRLTGSASYGADDWDLVFDNWAATLAASVTGPIFDAGRRKAEVERTRAVVDERLAAYRESVLVAAKEVENAMFEEVTQVEFIAALERELDAARNAHKQALLRYRKGLNDYLPVLSALSQLQVLERRLVQAELTRLDLRVQLCVALGGAWMAPQYEDIRRQDQAEVPQTDERSPNG